The Ancylothrix sp. D3o genome has a window encoding:
- a CDS encoding STAS domain-containing protein yields the protein MMSNLISPLKIAESKPQGHINASNADQLKEQLTTLVNSDIKGVLVDLHQVESLDSAGLMALVAALSLAQRQEKRFSLCCVSPAIKIIFELTQLDRVFEIFENRSEFERACSQD from the coding sequence ATTAGCCCATTAAAAATAGCAGAGTCTAAGCCCCAAGGGCATATTAATGCCAGCAACGCTGACCAGTTAAAAGAGCAACTCACCACCTTAGTAAACTCAGATATCAAAGGTGTTTTAGTCGATCTTCATCAAGTCGAATCTCTCGATAGTGCCGGTTTAATGGCCTTAGTCGCCGCCTTAAGCTTGGCCCAACGTCAAGAGAAAAGATTTAGTCTTTGCTGCGTTTCTCCAGCCATAAAAATCATATTTGAACTGACTCAGCTTGACCGAGTTTTCGAGATATTTGAAAACCGCAGCGAATTTGAACGCGCTTGTTCGCAAGATTAA
- a CDS encoding TIGR03960 family B12-binding radical SAM protein, protein MAVAVEELITPEIMQPARYLGNELGAFHKPWENAVVRWVLTYPEVYEVGASNLGHIILYNILNTQPRQLCDRAYLPAPDLGAKLRATQTPLFAVEQRRPVLDYDILGFSLSYELGATNILEMLNLAAIPLTWQERNQEPQKWPLIFAGGQTATSNPEPYADYFDFIALGDGEELLPEIGLVLEENKIKGASRQETLLDLAQIPGVYVPQFYDMAEDGSVHPNRTDVPKEILRRVATPIPAYSIGLVPYTQTVHDRLIVEIRRGCTRGCRFCQPGMLTRPARDVHPDQVINTIEKGMRATGHNEFSLLSLSCSDYLSLPSVGMEIRNRLKDQNISLSLPSQRVDRFDENIANIIGGNRQGSLTFAPEAGTQRMRDIINKGLTNEELLRGVKTAFEQGWDKIKLYFMIGLPGEIDADVLGIAETVRWLQQECRTQGRKLLNFTLTISNFTPKPHTPFQWHSVSNAEFKRKQAMLRAEFRTIKGVKANFTDVRISAMEDFIGRGDRRLGPVLRRAWELGAGMDSWFDSAERAYQAWGEAIAEAGLTWKYQQVETGEWNIMQEGAEEGPNLDKPLPWDHINTGIEKEWLKADLQRALEAATVPDCSFEGCSHCGVCSPDFGHNIVIEPAPIPQFAGEFQPQIERTQRLRVWFGKQGDMALVSHLDLLRLFDRALRRASLPVAFTGGFHPQPRISIASALSLGATSSGEIVDFELTEAMDVADFSEKLALQLPVDVPILRVEEIDLKAASATQLLERCEYFLVLATANTELQPQWQKWIELVKATDTILWEQLTKSGKKKVLNLRTSLFELEIAASSPEPVQKKVLAGEGRCALRYIGSSRNDGTLLRPEHLVYMLQQVSDQEVDLLHVHRSALILGG, encoded by the coding sequence GTGGCAGTTGCAGTAGAAGAATTAATCACACCAGAAATCATGCAACCGGCCCGTTACCTCGGTAACGAGTTGGGAGCATTCCATAAACCCTGGGAAAACGCCGTCGTGAGGTGGGTTTTAACCTACCCAGAAGTGTACGAAGTAGGTGCATCAAACCTCGGTCACATTATCCTCTACAACATCCTTAACACCCAACCGCGACAACTTTGTGACCGCGCCTACTTACCGGCGCCCGATCTAGGTGCCAAACTTCGCGCCACCCAAACCCCGCTTTTTGCCGTTGAACAACGCCGGCCTGTCCTAGATTACGATATTCTCGGCTTCAGCCTCAGCTACGAACTCGGCGCCACCAATATTTTAGAAATGCTCAATTTGGCCGCTATTCCGCTAACGTGGCAAGAAAGAAATCAAGAACCCCAAAAATGGCCGTTAATCTTTGCCGGTGGACAAACAGCCACCTCTAACCCAGAACCCTACGCCGACTATTTCGACTTCATCGCCTTGGGAGACGGAGAAGAACTCCTACCCGAAATTGGCCTAGTCCTAGAAGAAAATAAAATTAAAGGAGCATCGCGCCAAGAAACCTTACTTGACCTTGCTCAAATACCAGGCGTGTACGTTCCGCAATTTTATGACATGGCTGAGGATGGTTCCGTTCATCCCAACCGCACGGATGTCCCCAAAGAAATATTGCGGCGTGTCGCCACTCCCATACCGGCCTACTCCATTGGCCTTGTTCCCTACACGCAAACCGTTCACGACCGTTTGATCGTAGAAATTCGGCGCGGTTGTACTAGAGGATGCCGGTTTTGTCAACCAGGAATGCTAACTCGACCGGCCCGCGATGTTCACCCAGACCAAGTGATCAACACCATCGAAAAAGGAATGCGGGCCACCGGCCATAACGAATTTTCCCTGCTTTCCCTTAGCTGTTCAGATTATCTTTCCCTGCCATCCGTAGGCATGGAGATCCGCAACCGTCTCAAAGATCAAAACATCTCCCTGTCTCTTCCTTCTCAGCGAGTAGATCGCTTTGACGAAAACATCGCCAACATTATCGGCGGAAACCGGCAAGGTAGTTTAACCTTTGCCCCAGAGGCCGGTACCCAGAGAATGCGCGATATTATCAACAAAGGTTTGACCAACGAAGAACTTTTACGGGGAGTCAAAACAGCTTTTGAGCAAGGCTGGGACAAAATCAAACTTTACTTTATGATCGGCTTGCCAGGGGAAATTGATGCCGATGTTTTGGGAATTGCCGAAACAGTCCGCTGGTTACAGCAAGAATGCCGTACTCAAGGCCGAAAACTACTGAATTTTACCCTGACGATTTCTAATTTCACCCCAAAACCTCACACTCCGTTTCAGTGGCATTCAGTTTCAAATGCCGAGTTTAAACGCAAACAAGCGATGCTGAGAGCGGAATTTCGCACCATCAAAGGCGTTAAGGCCAATTTTACCGACGTGCGAATCTCTGCAATGGAAGATTTCATCGGACGCGGTGATCGTCGTTTGGGGCCGGTGTTGCGCCGTGCTTGGGAGTTGGGGGCGGGAATGGATTCGTGGTTTGATAGTGCAGAAAGAGCTTATCAAGCTTGGGGAGAAGCCATTGCCGAGGCCGGTTTGACTTGGAAATACCAGCAAGTTGAAACCGGAGAATGGAATATCATGCAGGAAGGGGCAGAAGAAGGCCCCAACTTGGATAAACCTTTGCCTTGGGACCATATCAACACCGGCATTGAGAAGGAATGGCTAAAAGCTGACCTCCAAAGGGCTTTGGAAGCGGCAACAGTTCCAGATTGTTCGTTTGAAGGTTGTTCCCATTGTGGCGTTTGTTCGCCAGATTTTGGCCATAATATCGTCATCGAACCGGCCCCCATTCCACAATTTGCGGGTGAGTTTCAGCCCCAAATCGAGCGAACCCAACGCTTAAGGGTATGGTTTGGCAAACAAGGCGATATGGCGCTAGTGAGTCATTTAGACTTGCTGCGCTTGTTTGACCGGGCCTTGCGGCGGGCCAGTCTGCCGGTGGCTTTTACGGGAGGGTTTCATCCTCAACCTCGCATTTCCATAGCCAGTGCCCTTTCGTTAGGTGCCACGAGTAGCGGCGAAATAGTGGATTTTGAGTTGACCGAAGCAATGGATGTGGCTGATTTTAGTGAAAAGTTGGCTCTACAGTTGCCGGTGGATGTTCCTATTTTGAGAGTGGAGGAGATAGATTTAAAGGCGGCTTCAGCAACTCAGTTATTAGAGCGATGCGAGTATTTTTTGGTACTGGCAACTGCAAATACAGAGCTTCAGCCGCAATGGCAAAAGTGGATTGAGTTAGTGAAGGCTACAGATACGATTTTGTGGGAGCAATTAACCAAGTCTGGAAAGAAAAAGGTTTTGAATTTGCGAACTTCACTTTTTGAGTTAGAGATAGCGGCATCTTCTCCTGAGCCGGTGCAGAAGAAAGTTTTGGCCGGTGAGGGACGCTGTGCGCTGCGGTACATTGGCAGTAGTCGCAATGACGGCACTTTATTGCGCCCTGAACATTTGGTTTATATGCTTCAACAAGTCAGCGATCAGGAGGTTGATTTGTTGCACGTTCATCGTTCAGCTTTGATTTTGGGAGGCTAA
- a CDS encoding Rne/Rng family ribonuclease: MPKQIIIAEQHRIAAVFSEDQIQELVVATGQHQVGDIYLGVVENVLPGIDAAFVNIGDAERNGFIHVTDLGPLRLKRSAGAITELLVPQQKVLVQVMKEPTGTKGPRLTGNITLPGRYLVLMPYGRGVNLSRRIRNENERNRLRALAILVKPAGMGLLVRTEAEGMGEEAIIEDLEILQRQWETIQQEAVSTRAPSLLNRDDDFIQRVLRDMYSSDVNRIVVDSQSAIKRVKQQILTWSGGKPPQGVLIDHHRERTPVLEYFRVNAAIREALKPRVDLPSGGYIIIEPTEALTVIDVNSGSFTRSATARETVLWTNCEASTEIARQLRLRNIAGVIIVDFIDMDSRRDQLQVLEHFNKALKADKARPQIAQLSELGLVELTRKRQGQNIYELFGRTCSSCGGFGHLVHLPGEPEQSPGEPVERLSAMAMREARARSSAENVGTPTPEANLWQVPGERSSNLKISRSPEATSETLDFGEAPSLPVSRLGLNNLPGREVSSPERSPSEPAELEPLSDFQETGSAYNANYPDRGGGDIRRRRRRRIGDPATPEAGWRENNIDEVAPAASSRPVLPAKPATKIEEPAPEPEVPEDFSFSMPPRENTTLSERERNSLPLPRPRSSMSESPRNFEERANIQGPPSARGRFYGREAISSPPEPPEVIAVEMTPEEQEIYGMMGVSPLLLAEGEVKNPKTAIVSVLSPGQSPDTVPPPPPARESLPVRRGSVKPTLSSSRFSRMDDESMELMEEESNLPSRHDFSSYDEPVSESFNEAPPESSMSSESSESDPENEADSGTALNRRRRRRSSATDSDQGRG, encoded by the coding sequence ATGCCCAAGCAAATTATTATCGCAGAGCAGCACAGAATTGCTGCTGTCTTTTCAGAAGATCAAATTCAAGAACTGGTGGTTGCCACCGGCCAACATCAAGTAGGTGATATTTATCTTGGAGTAGTGGAAAATGTACTTCCTGGGATAGATGCAGCCTTCGTCAATATTGGCGATGCAGAACGAAATGGTTTTATTCATGTTACAGATTTGGGGCCCCTGCGTCTGAAGCGCTCAGCCGGTGCAATTACAGAATTATTAGTGCCCCAGCAAAAAGTTTTAGTACAGGTAATGAAAGAGCCCACCGGCACTAAAGGGCCAAGGCTGACCGGCAATATCACCCTCCCCGGACGTTATCTCGTATTAATGCCCTATGGGCGAGGCGTGAATTTGTCACGGCGCATCCGCAATGAAAATGAGCGAAACAGGTTAAGAGCCTTAGCCATTTTAGTCAAGCCGGCCGGTATGGGTCTTTTGGTTCGCACCGAAGCCGAAGGCATGGGAGAAGAAGCAATTATCGAAGATTTAGAGATTCTCCAACGTCAGTGGGAAACGATCCAGCAAGAAGCAGTTTCAACGCGAGCACCAAGCCTACTCAACCGCGATGATGATTTTATCCAGCGCGTCTTGCGAGATATGTACAGTTCAGATGTAAATCGAATTGTCGTAGACTCGCAATCAGCCATTAAACGAGTCAAGCAACAAATTTTAACTTGGAGTGGAGGCAAACCACCCCAAGGCGTACTCATTGATCACCACCGCGAGAGAACACCGGTTTTAGAATATTTTCGGGTGAATGCGGCAATCCGCGAAGCGCTCAAACCCAGAGTAGATTTGCCTTCGGGGGGTTATATCATCATTGAACCCACCGAAGCTTTAACGGTTATAGATGTAAACTCTGGCTCGTTTACTCGCTCGGCAACAGCAAGGGAAACAGTGCTGTGGACAAACTGCGAAGCATCAACAGAAATCGCCCGTCAGTTGCGGTTACGCAATATTGCAGGGGTGATTATTGTTGACTTTATTGATATGGACTCGCGGCGCGACCAACTGCAAGTGCTGGAACATTTCAATAAAGCCCTCAAGGCGGATAAAGCGCGGCCTCAAATTGCTCAGCTTTCTGAGTTGGGTTTGGTGGAGTTGACTCGCAAGCGCCAAGGTCAAAATATTTATGAATTGTTTGGCCGTACTTGTTCTTCTTGTGGCGGGTTTGGTCATTTGGTGCATTTGCCTGGTGAACCGGAGCAGTCGCCTGGGGAGCCGGTGGAACGTTTATCGGCGATGGCAATGCGAGAAGCGCGGGCGCGTAGTAGTGCTGAGAATGTCGGCACTCCAACACCAGAGGCCAATCTTTGGCAGGTTCCTGGGGAACGCTCCTCCAACTTAAAGATTTCACGTTCGCCCGAAGCAACCAGCGAAACTCTTGATTTTGGGGAAGCGCCTTCGTTACCGGTGTCTCGCTTAGGATTGAACAACTTGCCTGGACGCGAGGTGTCGTCTCCAGAACGTTCGCCTTCCGAGCCGGCTGAGTTAGAGCCTCTAAGCGATTTTCAAGAAACCGGCTCTGCTTATAACGCTAATTATCCAGACCGAGGTGGTGGAGATATCCGCCGCCGCCGCCGCCGCCGCATTGGCGATCCGGCTACACCAGAGGCGGGATGGCGGGAAAATAATATCGATGAGGTTGCACCTGCCGCTTCTTCTCGACCGGTTTTGCCAGCGAAACCGGCTACGAAAATTGAGGAACCAGCCCCGGAGCCAGAGGTTCCAGAGGATTTTTCGTTTTCGATGCCGCCGCGAGAGAATACGACGCTCTCGGAACGAGAACGCAATTCTTTGCCCCTACCGCGTCCCCGCTCTTCTATGAGCGAATCACCCCGTAATTTCGAGGAACGAGCCAATATCCAAGGCCCACCCTCTGCAAGAGGCCGGTTTTATGGCCGGGAGGCTATTTCTTCGCCGCCTGAGCCGCCAGAAGTTATTGCTGTGGAGATGACACCGGAGGAGCAGGAAATTTATGGCATGATGGGTGTTTCGCCTTTGCTGTTGGCAGAGGGTGAGGTAAAAAACCCGAAAACGGCTATCGTGTCTGTGCTTTCGCCTGGTCAGTCGCCGGATACGGTGCCGCCTCCACCGCCGGCGCGGGAGAGTCTGCCGGTGCGTCGCGGTTCTGTGAAACCTACGCTTTCTTCTTCGCGTTTTTCTCGCATGGATGACGAGTCTATGGAGTTGATGGAGGAGGAGTCGAATTTACCCTCACGACATGATTTTTCGAGTTATGATGAGCCGGTTTCTGAATCTTTTAATGAGGCTCCACCGGAAAGTTCGATGTCTTCTGAGTCTTCTGAAAGCGATCCGGAAAATGAGGCTGATTCTGGTACCGCTTTGAATCGTCGCCGTCGTCGTCGTTCCAGTGCAACGGATTCTGATCAGGGGCGCGGTTAA
- a CDS encoding ribonuclease HII, which produces MLNSQPLQLSFWETPAPSQAVFVAGVDEVGRGCLFGPVVAAAVILPSDVSEQLISAGVKDSKQLNSRQRSYLALLIKDVAIDCKIGMASVKEIDRLNILQASLLAMKRAILKLKVQPELCLIDGNQRVPFLPFPQETMVKGDSKSVSIAAASIIAKVWRDDLIVRLAAKYPHYDLINNKGYGTAKHRLALQKYGASGQHRQSFHW; this is translated from the coding sequence ATGCTCAATTCTCAACCTTTACAGCTTTCTTTTTGGGAGACACCGGCCCCTTCTCAAGCGGTTTTTGTGGCGGGGGTGGATGAGGTTGGTCGTGGTTGTTTGTTTGGGCCGGTGGTGGCTGCGGCGGTGATTTTGCCCTCTGATGTTTCTGAGCAGTTAATATCGGCTGGGGTGAAAGATAGTAAGCAGTTAAATAGTCGTCAAAGAAGTTACTTAGCTTTACTGATTAAGGATGTGGCAATTGATTGTAAAATTGGCATGGCTTCGGTTAAAGAAATTGACCGATTGAATATTCTCCAAGCTTCTTTATTAGCGATGAAACGCGCTATTTTAAAATTAAAAGTTCAGCCAGAATTATGTTTGATAGATGGTAATCAGCGTGTGCCTTTTTTGCCGTTTCCCCAAGAAACAATGGTAAAAGGTGATAGCAAATCTGTATCTATTGCTGCGGCTAGTATTATCGCTAAGGTTTGGCGTGATGATTTAATTGTTAGATTGGCTGCAAAATATCCCCATTATGACTTGATAAACAATAAGGGATATGGTACAGCAAAACATCGTTTAGCCTTACAAAAATACGGTGCTTCAGGGCAACACCGGCAGTCTTTTCATTGGTAA
- a CDS encoding DUF1997 domain-containing protein, protein METRFIASQSVELAVAEQPAPIQHYLRQPKRLVYALVDETRMEQLTPDLFRLKMRPLSFMMLSIQPIVDMKVWADAEGTIHLRSVRCEIRGVEYINQRFALNLIGKLYPCKVNGVTYLKGRADLEVKVELPPPFWLTPKPILETTGHALLNSVLLTVKHRLMHQLLSDYRRWATEERTPQLQEGVSVISNGEQIV, encoded by the coding sequence ATGGAAACTCGGTTTATCGCCTCTCAATCCGTCGAATTAGCTGTTGCGGAACAACCCGCACCCATCCAACACTATTTGCGTCAGCCTAAACGTCTCGTCTATGCTTTGGTTGACGAGACGCGGATGGAACAACTTACTCCAGACCTTTTCCGCTTAAAAATGCGCCCTCTCAGCTTTATGATGTTGAGTATTCAACCCATTGTAGACATGAAAGTGTGGGCTGATGCAGAGGGGACAATTCATTTAAGATCAGTGCGCTGTGAAATTCGCGGCGTTGAATATATTAATCAGCGGTTTGCGCTTAATTTAATAGGAAAACTTTATCCGTGCAAAGTTAATGGCGTAACTTACCTCAAAGGTAGAGCAGATTTAGAAGTCAAAGTAGAATTACCGCCCCCGTTTTGGTTAACTCCCAAGCCAATTTTAGAAACCACCGGCCACGCTTTACTTAATAGCGTTTTGCTGACAGTAAAACACCGCTTAATGCACCAATTGTTATCAGATTATCGTCGCTGGGCAACCGAAGAAAGAACTCCACAACTACAAGAAGGAGTCTCGGTTATTTCCAATGGAGAACAAATTGTTTAA
- the pheA gene encoding prephenate dehydratase has protein sequence MTISIAHLGPTGTYAEAAALAYVNYLAQETGQECFLCPFPTIAQTMMAVAQGQVQVGVVPVENSIEGAVAMTLDSLWQLEGLHIQKAIVLPVSHALLSKASSLEEVKIVYSHPQALAQCQGWLQEFLPNVQLIPANSTTEGLKYLDEENTATISSLRAAELYNLPVLAHPINDYQDNCTRFWVLSLEDKAKATLSLSIEGSHTSLAFSLPANVPGSLLKPLQVFNLLNLNMSRIESRPTKRSLGEYLFFIDLEADINSHEMQLALELLALHTETLKVFGSYGVMVVGSPAPVG, from the coding sequence ATGACGATTTCCATAGCACATCTGGGCCCCACCGGCACCTATGCAGAAGCCGCAGCATTGGCTTATGTGAATTATTTAGCCCAAGAAACGGGACAGGAATGTTTTTTATGTCCGTTTCCTACCATTGCTCAGACAATGATGGCAGTGGCCCAAGGACAAGTACAGGTGGGTGTGGTGCCGGTGGAAAATTCTATTGAGGGTGCCGTAGCGATGACGTTGGATAGTTTATGGCAATTGGAGGGTTTGCATATCCAAAAGGCAATTGTGTTGCCGGTGTCTCATGCTTTGTTATCAAAAGCAAGCAGTTTAGAGGAAGTTAAAATTGTTTATTCTCATCCGCAAGCTTTGGCTCAGTGTCAGGGATGGTTGCAAGAATTTTTGCCTAATGTCCAGTTAATTCCGGCGAATTCAACAACGGAAGGTTTGAAATATTTAGATGAAGAAAATACAGCTACGATTTCATCTTTGCGGGCGGCTGAGTTATATAATTTGCCGGTTTTAGCGCATCCGATTAATGATTATCAGGATAATTGTACGCGCTTTTGGGTATTAAGTTTAGAGGATAAGGCTAAGGCTACGTTATCGCTATCAATTGAGGGAAGTCATACGTCTTTGGCTTTTAGTCTGCCGGCTAATGTTCCGGGGAGTTTATTGAAGCCTTTGCAGGTTTTTAATTTGTTGAATCTTAATATGAGCAGGATTGAATCACGCCCGACTAAACGCTCTCTTGGAGAGTATCTTTTCTTTATTGATTTGGAGGCTGATATTAATTCGCATGAGATGCAGTTGGCGTTGGAATTGTTGGCGCTGCATACGGAAACTTTAAAGGTTTTTGGTAGTTATGGGGTGATGGTTGTGGGTTCCCCTGCGCCGGTGGGATGA